In Vicia villosa cultivar HV-30 ecotype Madison, WI linkage group LG7, Vvil1.0, whole genome shotgun sequence, the DNA window atgcttggagtgaattgaaaacacctggagcagttggtggtacccgatctgcagttaagcctaacTGTGAATCGAGctcgatgattctgatgtttcaggttgatgatgagtgtttggatagctcatatgtgatatatatgaggtgtgggaagtgttaatttggacagaaatgaagtggaatgaaaattggcatgataaggctcatcatgtgttcatatggaggttgaagagtgaatcttagttttggggtgatttggggtgtgtgagtggttcaaacacatcccatatgatgtttatgagttgctagaaccatcactttggccataacttcaaggatttggaggttgagttttctacctccctttgaaacttgaaacttgcaattcaagaaagaagagagaaaacctatattTGTGAGGTTTTgttgtgatttgaagagtggaaatgacttctatttataggccaaggattctgaacttcaagctttgcaagttgatcaaagaatggtgatttggcatttggagataaaatggaatctttacatttaatgcaaatggttaaaagtgactaaaccatggttaaatctccaagcttcttatcctcttccattctgatctcaaatcagaaaatatcttccaattattgcatctatgcatcattatttggatcatatgCCTTATGGTTCAAaattttggcaaaatgacttgaaatttcaagtgaaaatgctcactaatggcaaaattcaaagccatagctatgctccatgttttttcatgctcttggacattttggaaagctcatgttacacacttcaaaaccttagttgaaagtttcttcaagacctttaaggaaatgggtgaaaaagatccatgaactttgaagaaaatgagattttaagtgaaattttcaaaagataccaactttgaagctccatatctcttaaatggttgatcttttggaaaatcattatatgtgacaaagttgttcattggatcaaaatctacaactttaatgttggaagtttttttcagtttgtaggtgaaattttgagttattccctttcaaagtttgaaaaaaaccattgaaaaacacttaaaaaaaatttctaagtataaaagtcaaactttgactttttgattcttgattgattttcttgatttttcttgatcaaatgacttcatatatcatatattgatgattcaaaacttcaaaattcatGGTTAACCAAAATtacccaaaagtcaatggtgattttgtacagttgacttttttagacgaatcgcgtttctggagatttcaaatgaaccaggctatccttaccaaatgaatggtatgaatggatcacattgagttattggaggaccttgagccatggattaagttgtggcaccatgttctgattaaaaagtcagttgttcaggtgaattaggtcaaaaccctaattgtcgacctgatgaaattgatgactgtggatcttgaattgagacacaatttccattggatgttgtcatagggattatttgaagatgattgaaacctttgattgacttcctggggatttttagggtttcccaaatgtgatccctgatttcagtccctgatggTTTAAAACCctattctgatgatttgaaatttcactgttgatcaatccttgtgtaggggatgtcttgagccaatggattaggtaaaaatgatgcacttggggtcttgaagtTATGTCCCCCAGtaattaggtcaaatcctgagcaaaagtcaggagtatgctatcttcagtcaaaaccctaatctggttgattcagaacCCTTGatcttgttgaaatgaatctttgaggtccaaatgttgactgttgatgaagatgattcctttgagatgaagggaagacaaaaccctaatttatatttgtactgatgagtgatttcttgtttaaatcctgctgagtcacaaataacaaacacaagctatgcaatttgttagtgatgtaaatgatgtatatgcaaatgatatgaggtggtatcttaggtcaaaaattggggtatgacagcgtggTTGCATGGTTTTGAAGGTGGACTTTGAGAAGGCTTATGATAGAGTAAGTTGGAACTTTGTGAGATATGTCTTTAAAAGGATGGGTTTGGTGAGAGATGGAGAAGATGGATAGAAGGTAGCTTATTCACCAATTCGACGTCTATTCTTGTTAATGGGAGTGTAACACAAGATTTTGTAGTGGAGAAAGGTCTCCGTCAAGGGGATCCTTTGTCCCCATTTGTGTTTGTGGTGGTGATGGAAGTTCTTTCGGCGCTCATGGAAAAAGCTACACTATTGGGAGATTTCCGTGGTTTCAAGATTAATGGTAATAAGGAGGTGGATTTGCTCCAATTCGCGGACGACACATTAATTTTTGCCGAGTGTGATCTACCTAATCTTTGGAGTCTAAAGTCAATTTTTAGAGGTTTCGAGATGATGTCGGGTATGCGGATAAACTTTCATAAGAGTAATTTGTATGGGGTTAGCATGGGAAATTGGTTCATGGAAGCCGCGGCGAGCTTTTTATCTTGTAAGGTAGGGATGTTACCTTTTAAATTTCTAGGTGTTAAGGTAGGAGATAACCCGAGGAAATTGTCTATGTGGAAAGATCTATAGCTTTGCTTAAGAAGAAATTATCGGTGTGGAAAGGTACCAATCTTAACATGGCGGGGAGAGTTGTTCTCATCAACTCGGTCATTAATGCCTTACCAATCTACACGCTTTCTTTTTATAAGGCTCCTAGGAAGGTGTTACAAGAGATGTGTTCGATTCAACGCAAGTTCCTTTGGGGAGGTGGAGATCTCAAATGTTCTATTTGTTTGGTTAGTTGGGATACGGTGTGTAAGTCTCGAGAAGAAGGAGGGTTGGGAGTAAAAAATCTTGAAATTATGAATGTGGCTTTGCTTAGCAAATGGAAATGGATAATTTTAACGGAAAAAGATGCGGTGTGGAGAGATCTGTTGGTTGCAAGGTATGGTAACATAAAGCTTAAGGTTTTGGTTGGAGATTCATCGGTGGTGCATAAAAACGACTCGGTGTGGTGGAGAGATTTAATCATCTCAGACAACTATGAAAAGCTTCTTCTGGAAAACTTTACTAGTGTTGTTCAAGTTATTGTTGGCAATGGAGTTTCAACGCCGTTTTGGTATGCTAATTGGTCTGGGCAGCGGTCGTTGATGGAGGAATTTCCGACTCTGTTTTCTTTGGCTAACAACCACCTCTCCAGTTTTTTTTCTGCAGGTTTTTTGGTCAACAATGGTTGGAATTGGGCCCTGCCAGAGCTGTTCCAGGAGGACAGTATAGCTTTCAGGCTGGCTGCGAACGATGGAGAAGGGGTTAGCCAATCCGCGGCTGTGGTTGAGAGTCACAGGGGCACGGAGGAGCCGCAGAGAGCTGGCTCTGAGGAGGCGGCAGCGATCGGCTCAGCAGCTGGCAGCGCTGCTGTTCGGCGGTCTCTTTGTCAGCTGAAACAGCTTCTCCGGACTTTTGTACTTCAGCAGGCTGAGTCAGATTTGTTCTATTGGCAAGAGGAGTTGGATGGTATTTTTTCGGTTAAGTCTTGCTATGTCTTCCTCAATAACAAGTTGTCGGGTGAGGTGGTGGCTGCGAATAGAGTTCGTGCTCTCTCTCATCTTTGGAAAGTTAAGGTTCCCTCTAAAATTCTTTTCTTTGCTTGGAGATTTATTCACAACCGTATAGCTACTCGTGATCATTTAGTGAGACGTGGTATTTTGATGGAGGGTAGGGAttctttttgtgttttttgttcGAAGGAGGAAGAATCTCGGGATCATCTTTTTTCGAATTGTGTTGTTTCGATTAGAGTTTGGCGCCGAGTTTATATGTGGCTTGGAGTTGGGGACATTTTGTCTTTTGATGAGTTTGTTGATTTCTTCTTTAATTGTGAGAAGATTAATTATCTCTCCAAGAAAGCTATCTTGTCGGTTGTTTGGCTTGCAACGATTTGGACTTTGTGGAACAAGCGCAATGCCATTATATTCAAAGATGAGTCCTTTAGTTTCATAGAGTGTATGTCGGAGATTACTATTTCGTCGTGGCATTGGTTAGGTTCTTTCTATAAGAAGGTGccggtttgtaattttttcgGTTGGAACACTCAACCTTTATTGTGTTTTTCGTTGTAACCTTCTTGTATTGGGGAGGAGCATCCCTTTTACTCTCttaattccattgcttattaaaaaaaatgtatggACGACACTATTTATGTACAGacgtttatttttaatatctggacgtacattaaccaacttcattaccacattaaccaagtttttacactgcattaaccaagtttgatgactgctaaaaaatatttttaatacctggatgttgcattatcCAACTTTATTACTCATTTAAcaaagtttttacactgcattaacaaAGTTTTGTGACtgctaaaaaattatttttaatatctggatgttgaattaaccaacttcattactgaaTTAACTAAGTTTTTAGACTGCATTAgtgactactgtaaagtactgttgGATGTAAGTATTGATGTAACAATTGAGTGTATGAATAGCATTACTCCCCGACAATATACATGTTACCTATTCCAAAATAGTATTATATGTGTTAAGCCATGTCAATTTTTATTGTGGCGTACCAATTATGAATTTAAATTTCTTTACAGTCTTCGAAAAACAAATTTTAACACATCTTTAAAACATTTAGTTTAGTCCTCATCTAATTTCCTACGTAAATATGGGTTGTCTATTTAAATTTTCAAATGTGTAATTTTCATgtttaaaaaatattcttttttctcctaatatgattaaaaaaaaatcatttcttctAAGTTTTCAACCAAATTTAGAAGTCTAAAATGAAGACAAAATTCCTTCGAGAACAAGGTGGTTAACatgaagacaaaaccaatttacATGCATGCCCTTAAAACTCAATTTTAGACCTTATTCCATTGCTGAACAATATTGACCCGTTTTGATTAAATACAAACTTTACACACCTTATTTTACAATGGCATTTCCTTCTCAACAACAGAATTTATAATAACAACAAAGTGAACATGATTGAAGTTGTCAACAACTTCTATTCAACAAAACAATCATAAGTGTTATTCTTCTCCTAAGTGGGATTCACTTCCACTTCATGGATCAAATGATACTAACATCTTATCATGTGTTTATTAATTAAGTGAGATGTCGTGGCGGATTAAAAGTCGACAATCTTTTTCTCCCTGAAGCTTTCCACTGTCTCCTTGAGGCTGACTTCCAAAGGCGTAAACTCGATTCCCAAACTTTTAGCCTTTTTCTTGGAAATCTGATATGTTGTCAAATATGGTTCTTCATCCTCACATCTGATAATATTGTAGAGAGTGCATAGTTTCATAAGTCGTATTGGAGTATAGTCTAATTTATTTTGTGAtaaattttgatatattttttttaaaccatGTATCAATACTTCGTGGATATAACAAACCGTAACTAGTTCTAGTGAATTTAAGAACTTACTTGTCTGAAATTTGTAATGTTGGGTATAGATCATGTAAGATCGTAACGAGATCTGAATAGTGCGCCCCTCTCTCAGACAAACAATATCTTTGTTAGAAATCTGgtgtgataatcctggatatcttcaagaatcgtgtttgttcactttccgaacaaaatatttcgaccctatacttgtctgggttcacgaaatctttgcggggataattcttgaagaatcgatctgtttctgacaatagagaacagattagaatgtagaggaagtatatAATTTCGTGTTTTTAAATCGAGatcaaaagactccttatataggagaccaataatagaaacgaacagacacacctgttCGCTAAAACAGTTATGTTGGTTGGAAACGAAgcacctgttcggtaaaacggttatgtccgttgggaaagggtgcaactattcaaacgaagcaccccagccaggggcgctgccccttggaccccggcatggcgctgccccgcaccccgccaggggctccgccccttggaccccgacaaggcgctgccccgcaccccgccaggggctccgccccttggaaccccgtttctattattcgtattcaattgtaCGTTTGGCtccacgagcgtgcactccgcactaccctaactcgtttcaagcttaacgcataattgcatcggccttcagtaaatcacattactaccaaaattgcattgatgatactaaaatcaccaacaaactccccccattttagtataatccttgatttacttacatgtataacgatcaaacaaatgcatagaagaaaatgtcttgcgattgaattttcatcttagtacaaatacacatttcAAATActcgaaaatcggggtgtcacaatgattgaacccgtcaatccatttgaatatctaaagatatagtacacatatgtttcttacaatactctactattcatacttgacactttacaagccatgtgtccttatccattaataagcatataggaagccaagtccaagcttcttgaagcggcaaaacttcatgcttacataggtgatccttttaatcttgcacctgcattaacaatttttcaaaagaaccattaagaagatatacttcaacctagccatcacttgcaggtctgagcacataccttgggaagataaacacaattgctccaatctttaactatgatctttccacattgaattctgcttctaacgttgtattagaagggaattgagtataccataactaatagatttaaatggactttaatcccatcccaattaccgacttcttcactaagtctcttgctaaccccttcgtcaagtggtcagctaagttttgttgcgaccgaacaaactcaatagatatcaccccattcatgattaattccctaatcatactatgtctaatacccaaatgtctagactttccattgtatatttgactatatgctttagccagtgtggcactactatcacaacggatagaaattggtgatatcggtttaggccatatcggaatctcatataccaagttccttagccattctgcttctttaccagcagcagctaatgctacaaactcggattccattgtggaactagttatacatgtttgcttcttggaagcccatgagatggcacctcccccaagcaaaaacacccatccacttgtagaagatgaatcttcaacattatttatccaactagcatctGAATAACCttctaacaccgaaggaaatcccatatatgacaatccataattcatagtacccttcaagtacttgaataccctagttatcgcatgccaatgatgtctactaggattactagtaaatctgctcaactttccaaccgcataagcaatatccggtctagtgctaatcatagcatacatcaaagagcctatagctcttgagtattcgagttgatccacaggtttacctgtatttggcataagcttttctcccggatccatgggagtacttac includes these proteins:
- the LOC131618953 gene encoding uncharacterized protein LOC131618953 translates to MAGRVVLINSVINALPIYTLSFYKAPRKVLQEMCSIQRKFLWGGGDLKCSICLVSWDTVCKSREEGGLGVKNLEIMNVALLSKWKWIILTEKDAVWRDLLVARYGNIKLKVLVGDSSVVHKNDSVWWRDLIISDNYEKLLLENFTSVVQVIVGNGVSTPFWYANWSGQRSLMEEFPTLFSLANNHLSSFFSAGFLVNNGWNWALPELFQEDSIAFRLAANDGEGVSQSAAVVESHRGTEEPQRAGSEEAAAIGSAAGSAAVRRSLCQLKQLLRTFVLQQAESDLFYWQEELDGIFSVKSCYVFLNNKLSGEVVAANRVRALSHLWKVKVPSKILFFAWRFIHNRIATRDHLVRRGILMEGRDSFCVFCSKEEESRDHLFSNCVVSIRVWRRVYMWLGVGDILSFDEFVDFFFNCEKINYLSKKAILSVVWLATIWTLWNKRNAIIFKDESFSFIECMSEITISSWHWLGSFYKKVPVCNFFGWNTQPLLCFSL